A single region of the Apodemus sylvaticus chromosome 7, mApoSyl1.1, whole genome shotgun sequence genome encodes:
- the Bsx gene encoding brain-specific homeobox protein homolog produces the protein MNLNFTSPLHPASSQRPTSFFIEDILLHKPKPLREVAPDHFASSLASRVPLLDYGYPLMPTPTLLTPHAHHPLHKGDHHHPYFLTTSGMPVPALFPHPQHAELPGKHCRRRKARTVFSDSQLSGLEKRFEIQRYLSTPERVELATALSLSETQVKTWFQNRRMKHKKQLRKSQDETKAAEGPESPEGSPRAPEGAPADARLSLPAGAFVLTEPEDEVDIGDEGELSSGPHVL, from the exons ATGAATCTCAACTTCACTTCCCCTCTTCATCCAGCATCTTCTCAGAGGCCCACGTCGTTTTTCATCGAGGACATTCTGCTGCACAAGCCCAAGCCTCTGAGGGAAGTGGCCCCTGACCACTTTGCCAGCTCTCTGGCCTCTAGGGTGCCTTTGCTAGACTATGGCTACCCCCTTATGCCCACACCCACCCTCCTCACCCCTCACGCTCACCATCCTCTGCATAAAGGGGACCACCACCATCCTTATTTCCTGACCACCTCAG GGATGCCCGTCCCGGCCCTGTTCCCGCACCCGCAGCACGCAGAGCTGCCCGGGAAGCACTGCCGCCGCCGCAAAGCTCGCACGGTGTTTTCTGACTCGCAGCTCTCTGGCCTGGAGAAAAGGTTTGAAATCCAGCGCTACCTATCGACCCCGGAGCGTGTGGAACTGGCCACTGCCCTCAGCCTCTCTGAGACTCAG GTGAAAACCTGGTTCCAGAACCGGCGGATGAAGCATAAAAAGCAGCTGAGGAAAAGTCAAGACGAAACCAAAGCCGCGGAAGGGCCTGAGAGTCCCGAGGGCAGCCCCCGTGCTCCGGAGGGCGCGCCCGCCGATGCTCGGCTGAGCCTGCCCGCCGGTGCCTTCGTGCTTACCGAGCCCGAGGACGAAGTGGACATTGGGGACGAAGGCGAGCTCAGCTCAGGGCCACATGTGCTCTGA